In the genome of Halosolutus amylolyticus, the window GTCCTCGAACGGTACCAGGAAGAGACCGGACAGGGGGCCGTCGAGGCGGAGGCCGCCCTGTGTCGTGACCACACCGCCGAAGAGAGTCCAACGAACCTCGATGGCGTCTACGCCGACTACGTATTTCGGGTCGTCCCCATTCTGGGGACGGGAACCACCGACGTCGCCTGAGGTTCCGGTTTGCGGGAGGTGGGATTGATATGCTCGGCGGGTGTATATGTACCGTGACCCGGACTGCGTTGCTGGTGCCGATCCGCTATCCGCCGAACACGGCCAGCGTGGAGACGGTAACCCACGCGATCGACCTCGCCGAGGGGTTCGACGATGTCCACCTGTTCATCCTGCACGTGAACGTCCTCCACCGGGGCGAGGACGTCGATCGAACCGAACTCCGTCAGGCGGTCGAAGACGAGATCGACCCGCTCGCAAACGCGACCTGTCACGTCCGGGATGCGTACCTGATCGAGAACGCGATTCTCGACGAGGCAGCCCAGCAGGACGTCGATTACGTCGTCATCGGGGAATCGATGCGGGCGCGCTGGCGCCAGCTGCTGGCCGACCGCCTCGGCGTCGGCATCGACCTCGAAGCCGCCCTCCACGGCCGGCTGAACGCCGAACTCGTCGTCAGTTGACGCCCGGGCGAATCGACGCCGCTACTCGAAGTACGACGCGAGCCGATCGGCCGCCTCCTCGACGCGCGGCGTGACGAGCGCGAACCGGAGCCAGTCGCGCCGCGAGTCGCCGAACGCCTCGCCGGGCATCCCGGCCACGCCGGCCTCGTCGACCAGTTTCTCGACGTTCTCGAGGGTTCCGGGATAGCCGTCGAACCGCGCCATCACGTAGAACGCGCCCTGCGGCGTGGTGTACTCCGCGCCCGCTGCGTCGAGCGCGTCGGTGAACGTTTCGACCCGATCGGCGAGCAGGGCCCGATTGCGCTCGTAGTAGTCGGGGCCGGTCTCGCGCAACGCCCGAAGGACGGCGTACTGGGCCGGTCGACTCCCGGCGACGTTGACCAGCATGTGGCGGCTCCTGGCGTTCTCGACGAGGTGTGGCGGGAAGACCGCGTAACCGACACGGAAGCCGGTGATCGCCAGCGACTTCGAGAACGCGTTGGTG includes:
- a CDS encoding universal stress family protein, which encodes MTRTALLVPIRYPPNTASVETVTHAIDLAEGFDDVHLFILHVNVLHRGEDVDRTELRQAVEDEIDPLANATCHVRDAYLIENAILDEAAQQDVDYVVIGESMRARWRQLLADRLGVGIDLEAALHGRLNAELVVS